In a genomic window of Siniperca chuatsi isolate FFG_IHB_CAS linkage group LG1, ASM2008510v1, whole genome shotgun sequence:
- the sinhcafl gene encoding SIN3-HDAC complex associated factor, like isoform X1: MVIVRSALSFRLFMLMSSNVQLYALVVRACAVLGKNTAKIQSFCSVFAITLTNRSTMFGFHKSKIYRSNDGCCICKTKSSSSRFTDSSRYEETFRLCFGLSEDRVGDICNACVLLVKRWKKLPNGSKKNWNHVVDARAGPGFKVTKPKKIKNSDGKKKSKLRKLHKLKRQTDSDAHSTTSSVSPAQSPRYSNQSDDGSDIESKQRRTTPSIFSFLDRSYWKRQKVCCGIVYKGRFGEVIIDPRLFKPCCSSKKQKTLVSTQVATHLPDTLPPQLTEDVKETW; encoded by the exons ATGGTCATTGTACGCTCAGCCCTTTCATTCCGGCTTTTTATGCTAATGTCTTCTAATGTCCAGCTGTATGCATTAGTAGTAAGAGCATGCGCAGTGCTTGGAAAGAATACGGCGAAGATTCAAAGTTTTTGTTCA GTTTTTGCAATAACATTGACCAACAGATCAACGATGTTTGGCTTTCACAAGTCAAAGATCTACCGGAGTAACGACGGCTGTTGCATCTGCAAGACAAAGTCCTCCAGTTCACGCTTCACAGACAGCAGTCGATATGAAGAGACATTCAGGCTCTGTTTTGG ctTGTCAGAAGATCGTGTTGGAGACATTTGCAATGCCTGTGTGTTGCTGGTGAAGAGGTGGAAGAAGCTACCTAATGGCTCCAAGAAGAACTGGAACCAT GTGGTGGATGCCAGAGCTGGGCCAGGCTTCAAGGTGACGAAACCCAAGAAGATCAAGAACAGTGAtgggaagaagaaaagcaagCTAAGGAAGCTTCATAAGTTAAAGAGACAAA CAGACTCAGATGCCCACAGCACGACCTCCAGTGTGTCGCCTGCGCAGTCCCCCAGATACAGCAACCAGTCTGACGATGGCTCAGACATCGAGTCCAAACAAAGACGCACAACTCCCTCTATCTTCTCTTTCTTGGACCGTTCGTACTGGAAAAG GCAAAAGGTGTGCTGTGGGATTGTCTACAAGGGGCGGTTTGGAGAGGTGATTATTGATCCTCGACTCTTCAAGCCCTGCTGCAGTTCCAAAAAACAGAAGACACTGGTGTCAACGCAAGTGGCCACACACCTTCCAGACACACTTCCTCCACAGCTCACAGAAGACGTGAAAGAAACCTGGTAA
- the sinhcafl gene encoding SIN3-HDAC complex associated factor, like isoform X2: protein MVIVRSALSFRLFMLMSSNVQLYALVVRACAVLGKNTAKIQSFCSVFAITLTNRSTMFGFHKSKIYRSNDGCCICKTKSSSSRFTDSSRYEETFRLCFGLSEDRVGDICNACVLLVKRWKKLPNGSKKNWNHVVDARAGPGFKVTKPKKIKNSDGKKKSKLRKLHKLKRQNSDAHSTTSSVSPAQSPRYSNQSDDGSDIESKQRRTTPSIFSFLDRSYWKRQKVCCGIVYKGRFGEVIIDPRLFKPCCSSKKQKTLVSTQVATHLPDTLPPQLTEDVKETW, encoded by the exons ATGGTCATTGTACGCTCAGCCCTTTCATTCCGGCTTTTTATGCTAATGTCTTCTAATGTCCAGCTGTATGCATTAGTAGTAAGAGCATGCGCAGTGCTTGGAAAGAATACGGCGAAGATTCAAAGTTTTTGTTCA GTTTTTGCAATAACATTGACCAACAGATCAACGATGTTTGGCTTTCACAAGTCAAAGATCTACCGGAGTAACGACGGCTGTTGCATCTGCAAGACAAAGTCCTCCAGTTCACGCTTCACAGACAGCAGTCGATATGAAGAGACATTCAGGCTCTGTTTTGG ctTGTCAGAAGATCGTGTTGGAGACATTTGCAATGCCTGTGTGTTGCTGGTGAAGAGGTGGAAGAAGCTACCTAATGGCTCCAAGAAGAACTGGAACCAT GTGGTGGATGCCAGAGCTGGGCCAGGCTTCAAGGTGACGAAACCCAAGAAGATCAAGAACAGTGAtgggaagaagaaaagcaagCTAAGGAAGCTTCATAAGTTAAAGAGACAAA ACTCAGATGCCCACAGCACGACCTCCAGTGTGTCGCCTGCGCAGTCCCCCAGATACAGCAACCAGTCTGACGATGGCTCAGACATCGAGTCCAAACAAAGACGCACAACTCCCTCTATCTTCTCTTTCTTGGACCGTTCGTACTGGAAAAG GCAAAAGGTGTGCTGTGGGATTGTCTACAAGGGGCGGTTTGGAGAGGTGATTATTGATCCTCGACTCTTCAAGCCCTGCTGCAGTTCCAAAAAACAGAAGACACTGGTGTCAACGCAAGTGGCCACACACCTTCCAGACACACTTCCTCCACAGCTCACAGAAGACGTGAAAGAAACCTGGTAA
- the sinhcafl gene encoding SIN3-HDAC complex associated factor, like isoform X3 yields the protein MFGFHKSKIYRSNDGCCICKTKSSSSRFTDSSRYEETFRLCFGLSEDRVGDICNACVLLVKRWKKLPNGSKKNWNHVVDARAGPGFKVTKPKKIKNSDGKKKSKLRKLHKLKRQTDSDAHSTTSSVSPAQSPRYSNQSDDGSDIESKQRRTTPSIFSFLDRSYWKRQKVCCGIVYKGRFGEVIIDPRLFKPCCSSKKQKTLVSTQVATHLPDTLPPQLTEDVKETW from the exons ATGTTTGGCTTTCACAAGTCAAAGATCTACCGGAGTAACGACGGCTGTTGCATCTGCAAGACAAAGTCCTCCAGTTCACGCTTCACAGACAGCAGTCGATATGAAGAGACATTCAGGCTCTGTTTTGG ctTGTCAGAAGATCGTGTTGGAGACATTTGCAATGCCTGTGTGTTGCTGGTGAAGAGGTGGAAGAAGCTACCTAATGGCTCCAAGAAGAACTGGAACCAT GTGGTGGATGCCAGAGCTGGGCCAGGCTTCAAGGTGACGAAACCCAAGAAGATCAAGAACAGTGAtgggaagaagaaaagcaagCTAAGGAAGCTTCATAAGTTAAAGAGACAAA CAGACTCAGATGCCCACAGCACGACCTCCAGTGTGTCGCCTGCGCAGTCCCCCAGATACAGCAACCAGTCTGACGATGGCTCAGACATCGAGTCCAAACAAAGACGCACAACTCCCTCTATCTTCTCTTTCTTGGACCGTTCGTACTGGAAAAG GCAAAAGGTGTGCTGTGGGATTGTCTACAAGGGGCGGTTTGGAGAGGTGATTATTGATCCTCGACTCTTCAAGCCCTGCTGCAGTTCCAAAAAACAGAAGACACTGGTGTCAACGCAAGTGGCCACACACCTTCCAGACACACTTCCTCCACAGCTCACAGAAGACGTGAAAGAAACCTGGTAA